The Streptomyces phaeolivaceus genome has a window encoding:
- a CDS encoding YveK family protein has protein sequence MTEGPSRGPISPTRSRSLPPWSLLAAGALLGGLAGGAYGVVKAPVYTATSYVVVVPGEGSDPQSALGFAQAYGRVATQVAVLGDAQVWAGVPIATLRKNVRTATSPDAPMVAVSATSSRPDLAADMANAVSRALTRHAGDSKRSTRVELEQFARATRPTEASSASPTVTGLVGTAAGGLLGGLALLVRPRRTPETPPAASVPGPALAADTHGQL, from the coding sequence ATGACCGAGGGCCCCAGCCGCGGGCCCATCTCCCCCACCCGCTCCAGGTCCCTGCCGCCCTGGTCCCTGCTCGCCGCCGGTGCGCTGCTCGGCGGGCTCGCCGGGGGCGCGTACGGGGTGGTGAAGGCGCCCGTCTACACCGCCACCAGCTATGTCGTCGTCGTGCCCGGCGAGGGATCGGACCCGCAGTCGGCGCTCGGCTTCGCACAGGCGTACGGCCGGGTGGCCACCCAGGTCGCGGTGCTCGGGGACGCGCAGGTGTGGGCGGGGGTACCGATCGCGACGCTGCGCAAGAACGTGCGGACGGCGACCTCGCCGGACGCGCCGATGGTCGCCGTGTCCGCCACCTCCTCGCGGCCGGACCTCGCCGCCGACATGGCCAACGCCGTCTCCCGGGCGCTGACCCGGCACGCGGGCGACTCCAAGCGGTCGACGCGCGTCGAACTGGAGCAGTTCGCCCGTGCGACCAGGCCGACCGAGGCGTCCTCGGCGTCGCCGACGGTGACCGGTCTGGTGGGCACCGCGGCCGGCGGACTGCTCGGCGGACTCGCGCTGCTGGTCCGGCCACGACGCACCCCGGAGACCCCACCGGCGGCCTCCGTCCCCGGTCCCGCTCTCGCCGCCGACACCCACGGACAGCTGTGA
- a CDS encoding GNAT family N-acetyltransferase, which yields MTSTLHTGVSTTLRAELCTDEGEFGELAEAWDRLYRRCGAATPFQNHAWLHSWWLSYGTPGRLRLVVVRDGAELRAVAPLMLVRRPLPALVPLGCPISDFADVIVDDEYAEQASAALAEGLSAAARTALIDFREVRPGAAVERIYDYWRGPRRKVADSVCLELPAQPMDELLKRLPNSRAQRVRAKLRKLGDLGIEPRAVRADEVDAALRTMLELHRLQWQDRKVTTEHMRPRFSEHLARSVGPMVRSGDAVVTEFRLGDDVLAVDVTLLSRKLAGGYLYGAHPHLRERKADVATMLLNACAAQVGSGAHQVLSLLRGAEPYKLRWRPDTVVNQRLLLARRRTAPILSAVACDAAARCRGKELVRRWRARKERDAGGGG from the coding sequence GTGACCAGCACCCTGCACACCGGGGTGAGCACCACCCTGCGCGCCGAACTCTGCACCGACGAGGGCGAGTTCGGCGAGCTGGCCGAGGCCTGGGACCGTCTGTACCGGCGGTGCGGCGCGGCCACCCCGTTCCAGAACCACGCCTGGCTGCACTCCTGGTGGCTGTCGTACGGCACCCCGGGCAGGCTCCGGCTGGTCGTGGTCCGGGACGGCGCCGAGCTGCGCGCGGTCGCCCCGCTGATGCTCGTGCGGCGCCCGCTGCCCGCCCTTGTCCCGCTCGGCTGCCCGATCTCCGACTTCGCGGATGTGATCGTCGACGACGAGTACGCCGAACAGGCGTCGGCCGCGCTCGCCGAGGGGCTGTCCGCCGCTGCCCGGACCGCGCTGATCGACTTCCGCGAGGTACGGCCGGGCGCCGCCGTCGAACGGATCTACGACTACTGGCGGGGTCCGCGCCGCAAGGTGGCCGACTCGGTCTGTCTGGAGCTGCCCGCGCAGCCCATGGACGAGCTGCTCAAACGGCTGCCCAACTCCCGGGCCCAGCGGGTGCGCGCCAAGCTCCGCAAGCTCGGCGACCTCGGTATCGAACCGCGTGCCGTACGCGCCGACGAGGTGGACGCGGCGCTGCGGACCATGCTGGAGCTGCACCGGCTCCAGTGGCAGGACCGCAAGGTGACCACCGAGCACATGCGGCCCCGTTTCTCGGAGCATCTGGCGCGCTCGGTCGGGCCGATGGTGCGCTCGGGGGACGCCGTGGTGACCGAGTTCCGGCTGGGCGACGACGTCCTGGCCGTCGACGTCACCCTGCTCTCGCGGAAGCTGGCGGGCGGCTACCTCTACGGCGCCCATCCACACCTGCGCGAACGCAAGGCGGATGTGGCCACCATGCTGCTCAACGCCTGCGCCGCGCAGGTCGGCTCCGGCGCCCACCAGGTGCTGAGCCTGTTGCGGGGCGCCGAGCCGTACAAGCTGCGCTGGCGCCCGGACACGGTCGTCAACCAGCGGCTGCTGCTGGCCCGCCGCCGGACCGCCCCGATCCTGTCGGCGGTCGCCTGTGACGCGGCGGCCCGCTGCCGGGGCAAGGAACTGGTCCGCCGCTGGCGAGCCCGGAAGGAACGCGATGCCGGCGGCGGGGGGTGA
- a CDS encoding glycosyltransferase has protein sequence MKALHIITGLGVGGAEQQLRLLLRHLPVDCDVVTLTNPGPVADGLTADGIRVTHLGMGGNRDLAALPRLVRLIRRGGYDLVHTHLYRACVYGRVAARLAGVRAVVATEHSLGDSQMEGRRLSAGVRALYLASERLGRSTVAVSPTVADRLRRWGVPGPRIEVVPNGIDLAGFRFDADLRELTRRRLGLPEDAYVVGGVGRLAAGKRFDVLVRALGQLPDDCWVLIVGGGPEESVLRRAAQRAGVADRVLLTGERPAAGAPGTDLPSLMNAMDVLASPSAEEAFGLAVVEAMASGLPVLYVSCPAIEDLPPDATAGARRVQGGAESFVRALLDIRAQGPRSRDIPAAAQHYCITRSAAQLMDVYAAAVSSTPSPTPSLGVSSA, from the coding sequence GTGAAGGCACTGCACATCATCACCGGCCTCGGCGTCGGCGGCGCGGAGCAGCAACTGCGGCTGCTCCTGCGGCATCTGCCGGTCGACTGCGACGTGGTGACGCTGACCAACCCGGGCCCGGTCGCCGACGGGCTCACCGCCGACGGCATCCGTGTCACCCACCTCGGCATGGGCGGCAACCGCGATCTCGCCGCGCTCCCCCGGCTGGTCCGGCTGATCCGCCGGGGCGGCTACGACCTCGTCCACACCCATCTCTACCGGGCCTGCGTCTACGGCCGGGTCGCCGCCCGGCTGGCGGGGGTCCGGGCGGTCGTCGCCACCGAACACTCGCTCGGCGACTCCCAGATGGAGGGCCGGAGGCTCTCCGCCGGAGTGCGCGCCCTGTATCTCGCCAGTGAGCGCCTGGGCCGGTCCACGGTCGCCGTCTCGCCGACCGTCGCCGACCGGCTGAGGCGCTGGGGGGTGCCGGGCCCCCGGATCGAGGTCGTCCCCAACGGCATCGACCTGGCCGGTTTCCGCTTCGACGCCGACCTGCGCGAGCTGACCCGGCGGCGGCTCGGGCTGCCGGAGGACGCGTATGTCGTCGGGGGCGTCGGCCGGCTCGCGGCGGGCAAGCGGTTCGATGTGCTGGTCCGCGCGCTCGGTCAACTCCCGGACGACTGCTGGGTGTTGATCGTCGGCGGCGGCCCGGAGGAGAGCGTGCTGCGGCGGGCCGCCCAGCGGGCCGGGGTCGCCGACCGGGTGCTGCTGACCGGGGAGCGCCCGGCCGCGGGCGCCCCCGGCACCGACCTGCCCTCCCTGATGAACGCCATGGACGTGCTCGCCTCGCCCAGCGCCGAGGAGGCCTTCGGGCTCGCGGTGGTGGAGGCGATGGCGTCCGGGCTGCCCGTGCTCTATGTCTCCTGCCCGGCGATCGAGGACCTGCCGCCGGACGCGACCGCCGGCGCCCGCCGCGTCCAGGGGGGCGCGGAGTCGTTCGTACGCGCCCTGCTGGACATCCGCGCGCAGGGCCCGCGCTCCCGCGACATCCCCGCCGCCGCCCAGCACTACTGCATCACCCGCAGCGCCGCCCAGCTCATGGACGTGTACGCCGCCGCCGTCTCCAGCACGCCCTCGCCAACCCCGTCCCTGGGAGTGAGTTCCGCATGA
- a CDS encoding chaplin family protein yields MRHTLRKRMVVAAATTGLLSLYGTPVLADTGAQGAASNSPGVASGNAVEVPVTVPVNVCGNTVDVVAAGNPSLGNECGNAGDHTAQSPRSAPESQAAPERQTAPEQYAAPVAEPRYAAPVADPEESWESEYQEYEEFAGHGAYEGADAYTEYTDPWDDGGYGNDDGTQGGHDDSPGDYGDHPDDEEAEGGYGDHPPTDPPTKPPHETKPPTHSPQPTKPPAHSPHPTKPPTKPPHSSQPPTKPPHSSQPPTKSPHPTKPPHETKPPTKPPHETKPPTKPPHETESPTGPPTKPPTLPETGSDREALAAAGAASLALIAGGAILYRRGRAASGR; encoded by the coding sequence ATGCGCCATACCCTGCGCAAGAGAATGGTCGTGGCCGCCGCGACGACGGGCCTGCTGTCCCTCTACGGCACGCCGGTGCTCGCGGACACGGGCGCGCAAGGCGCCGCCTCGAACTCGCCCGGCGTCGCCTCGGGCAACGCGGTCGAGGTGCCGGTCACCGTTCCGGTGAACGTCTGCGGCAACACCGTCGACGTCGTCGCGGCCGGCAACCCCTCCCTCGGCAACGAGTGCGGCAACGCCGGTGACCACACCGCGCAGAGCCCCCGCAGCGCCCCGGAGAGCCAGGCCGCCCCCGAGCGGCAGACCGCGCCCGAGCAGTACGCCGCCCCGGTGGCCGAGCCCCGCTACGCCGCCCCGGTCGCCGACCCCGAGGAGTCGTGGGAGTCCGAGTACCAGGAGTACGAGGAGTTCGCGGGACACGGCGCGTACGAGGGGGCCGACGCGTACACGGAATACACGGACCCCTGGGACGACGGCGGTTACGGGAACGACGACGGTACGCAGGGCGGCCACGACGATTCCCCGGGCGACTACGGCGACCACCCGGACGACGAGGAGGCCGAGGGCGGCTACGGCGACCACCCGCCGACGGACCCGCCGACGAAGCCGCCGCACGAGACCAAGCCGCCGACGCACTCCCCGCAGCCGACGAAGCCGCCTGCGCACTCCCCGCATCCCACGAAGCCGCCGACGAAGCCCCCGCACTCGTCGCAGCCCCCGACGAAGCCCCCGCACTCGTCGCAGCCGCCGACCAAGTCTCCGCACCCGACGAAGCCGCCGCACGAGACCAAGCCCCCCACCAAGCCTCCGCACGAGACCAAGCCGCCGACGAAGCCTCCGCACGAGACCGAGTCGCCGACCGGCCCGCCCACCAAGCCGCCCACGCTCCCCGAGACCGGCAGTGACCGTGAGGCGCTCGCCGCCGCCGGGGCCGCCAGCCTCGCGCTGATCGCGGGTGGGGCCATCCTGTACCGGCGGGGCCGGGCCGCGTCCGGTCGTTGA
- a CDS encoding rodlin produces the protein MKKLWATAAVAASIAGLAAAAPQAVADDGGTNSFSGNGASQAFGNSVTKGDMSPQLSLVQGSLNKPCIGLPAKLNVGGIGAIGAALQDIPILSAPQNQQCTENSTQAKGDEPLSHILSDIPILSDNGNGNNNGK, from the coding sequence ATGAAGAAGCTGTGGGCTACCGCGGCTGTTGCCGCTTCCATCGCCGGCCTCGCTGCCGCCGCCCCCCAGGCGGTCGCCGATGACGGCGGCACGAACTCCTTCAGTGGCAACGGTGCCAGCCAGGCGTTCGGCAACTCGGTGACCAAGGGCGACATGAGCCCGCAGCTCTCCCTGGTCCAGGGTTCGCTCAACAAGCCCTGCATCGGTCTGCCGGCCAAGCTCAACGTCGGCGGTATCGGTGCCATCGGAGCCGCCCTCCAGGACATCCCGATCCTGTCGGCGCCGCAGAACCAGCAGTGCACCGAGAACTCCACCCAGGCCAAGGGCGACGAACCGCTGTCGCACATCCTGTCCGACATCCCGATCCTCTCGGACAACGGCAACGGCAACAACAACGGCAAGTAG
- a CDS encoding rodlin, translating into MLKKAMAAVTIAASITGLAAAAAPHALADDGGTNSFSGNGASQAFGNSATKGDMSPQLSLVQGSLNKPCVGLPVKGNIGGIGLLAGIALQDIPVLSAPQNQQCAENSTQAKGDEPLSHILSDIPVLSDNGNGNGNG; encoded by the coding sequence ATGCTCAAGAAGGCAATGGCCGCGGTTACGATCGCCGCTTCCATCACCGGCCTCGCGGCCGCCGCCGCCCCCCACGCGCTCGCCGACGACGGCGGCACGAACTCCTTCAGCGGCAACGGCGCCAGCCAGGCGTTCGGCAACTCGGCGACCAAGGGCGACATGAGCCCGCAGCTCTCCCTCGTCCAGGGTTCGCTCAACAAGCCCTGTGTCGGTCTGCCGGTCAAGGGCAACATCGGCGGCATCGGCCTGCTCGCCGGGATCGCCCTCCAGGACATCCCGGTCCTGTCCGCGCCGCAGAACCAGCAGTGCGCCGAGAACTCCACGCAGGCCAAGGGCGACGAGCCGCTGTCGCACATCCTGTCGGACATCCCGGTCCTCTCGGACAACGGCAACGGCAACGGGAACGGCTGA
- a CDS encoding glycoside hydrolase family 26 protein — protein sequence MAPQQRRARHRRPRNRRLALIAAGVVTTFALASVPVYAVGAMVTRVTDPPAPAVPQTPPAPAVPQTPAAPAAPITPTVPAAPAAVTPAPAVPTPVPATPSETPKAPEQLPAIGAYLHYGPRGVARIAELSDWLGGSDLRVAHTYLPGDRWSNIEGLPGFLDSWAEWRRDEDDRMFVLNVPMMERNEEGVSDAEVRGLLRRAAAGEFDRHYRRLAERLVELRIPDTVIVLGWEMNGITYTHRCGPDPENWRKYWNRIVTTMRAVPGQKFKFDWTPNRGRDAIPWTQCYPGDDTVDIIGMDSYDQPRGITFDEQVKEPYGLQAHVDFAKEHKKPISYAEWGLFRNGDNPEYMRRMLAWMDEHKPLYNTLTDYCPHGVWQCASNPQAAQVYRSMLFGRDTDATATPKPAPTPTPTPTPTPTPKPAPTTPVRPPNCSPLELGDWVEYWIGGKLCIRTDWWARYR from the coding sequence ATGGCTCCACAGCAGCGACGGGCCCGCCACAGGCGGCCCCGCAACAGACGGCTGGCGCTCATCGCGGCCGGCGTGGTCACGACGTTCGCCCTCGCGTCGGTCCCGGTGTACGCCGTGGGCGCGATGGTGACCCGGGTGACCGACCCACCGGCACCGGCCGTCCCCCAGACACCACCGGCACCGGCCGTCCCCCAGACACCCGCCGCCCCGGCGGCTCCGATCACCCCCACGGTTCCGGCGGCACCCGCCGCCGTGACCCCGGCCCCGGCCGTCCCGACACCCGTGCCGGCCACTCCCTCCGAGACCCCGAAGGCCCCCGAGCAGTTGCCGGCCATCGGCGCCTATCTGCACTACGGGCCGCGCGGTGTCGCCCGGATCGCCGAACTGAGCGACTGGCTGGGCGGCTCCGACCTGCGGGTGGCGCACACCTACCTGCCGGGCGACCGCTGGTCCAACATCGAGGGCCTGCCCGGCTTCCTGGACTCCTGGGCGGAGTGGCGGCGCGACGAGGACGACCGGATGTTCGTCCTCAACGTGCCCATGATGGAGCGCAACGAGGAGGGCGTCTCCGACGCCGAGGTGCGTGGGCTGCTGCGCCGCGCCGCCGCCGGTGAGTTCGACCGCCACTACCGCCGACTCGCGGAGCGGCTGGTCGAGTTGAGGATCCCGGACACGGTGATCGTGCTCGGCTGGGAGATGAACGGCATCACGTACACCCATCGCTGCGGGCCCGACCCGGAGAACTGGAGGAAGTACTGGAACAGGATCGTCACCACGATGCGCGCGGTGCCGGGCCAGAAATTCAAGTTCGACTGGACCCCGAACAGAGGCCGGGACGCCATTCCCTGGACGCAGTGCTATCCGGGGGACGACACGGTCGACATCATCGGCATGGACTCCTACGACCAGCCGCGCGGCATCACGTTCGACGAACAGGTGAAGGAGCCGTACGGTCTGCAGGCGCACGTCGATTTCGCGAAGGAGCACAAGAAGCCCATCTCCTATGCGGAATGGGGACTCTTCCGCAACGGTGACAACCCGGAGTACATGAGGCGCATGCTCGCCTGGATGGACGAGCACAAGCCGCTCTACAACACGCTCACGGACTACTGCCCGCACGGTGTCTGGCAGTGCGCGAGCAACCCGCAGGCGGCGCAGGTGTACCGGTCGATGCTCTTCGGCCGTGACACGGACGCCACCGCGACCCCGAAGCCCGCACCCACTCCCACGCCCACCCCGACGCCCACCCCCACGCCCAAGCCGGCTCCCACCACGCCCGTACGTCCGCCGAACTGCTCGCCGCTGGAACTGGGCGACTGGGTGGAGTACTGGATCGGCGGGAAGCTCTGCATCCGCACGGACTGGTGGGCGCGCTACCGGTGA
- a CDS encoding carboxylate--amine ligase, producing the protein MSPLDTRVPAVLLRTDRNPFHHGTLGAVRSLGRAGVEVHLVADCAGSPVRSSRFLRATHTPPRLGARPEEFAAVLRRVADRVGRRAVLVPLDDASAVAVARLRGELTDGYLLPDGPAALAEQVADKAELAALCARLDLPHPATALPDSPAEAAAAARELGLPVVAKWSRPWLLPADAGLRSTTVVRSAGEAAALYRRSPQAGSRLLLQAFLPPGLDRDWFFHGYADRAGAVRGGGPGRKLGAWPPGAGLTTVGRWTPNPEVRDLAERLTGALGYRGVFDLDFRREGRTGAYHLLDFNPRPGAQFRLFTDTAGVDVVRALHLDLTGREIPDGSPVPGRTFVVENYAPLTALRPSAPPYPSVRPGTRELAWYARDDRAPGLALWSLWPRHALGRLLAPRTPPPAPHDRPPGENRTESRAENRAGSQAGNRAENEKASRP; encoded by the coding sequence GTGTCGCCGCTCGACACCCGCGTTCCGGCCGTTCTGCTGCGGACGGACCGGAATCCCTTCCACCACGGAACCCTGGGAGCCGTACGGTCCTTGGGCCGTGCCGGGGTGGAGGTGCATCTGGTCGCCGACTGCGCGGGAAGCCCCGTCCGCAGCTCGCGGTTCCTCCGCGCCACCCACACCCCGCCCCGGCTCGGCGCCCGTCCCGAGGAATTCGCCGCCGTCCTGCGCCGGGTGGCGGACCGGGTCGGCCGGCGGGCCGTCCTGGTCCCCCTGGACGACGCGAGCGCCGTGGCCGTCGCGCGGCTGCGCGGGGAACTGACGGACGGTTATCTGCTGCCGGACGGTCCCGCCGCGCTCGCCGAGCAGGTCGCCGACAAGGCCGAACTGGCCGCCCTGTGCGCACGTCTGGACCTCCCGCACCCGGCGACGGCGCTCCCCGACAGCCCGGCGGAGGCCGCGGCGGCGGCCCGGGAGCTGGGCCTGCCGGTGGTCGCCAAGTGGAGCCGCCCATGGCTGCTGCCGGCCGACGCGGGCCTGCGCAGCACCACGGTGGTGCGCTCCGCCGGGGAGGCGGCGGCCCTGTACCGCCGCTCACCGCAGGCGGGCAGCCGGCTGCTCCTCCAGGCGTTCCTGCCACCGGGGCTCGACCGCGACTGGTTCTTCCACGGGTACGCCGACCGCGCCGGGGCCGTACGCGGCGGCGGTCCCGGCCGGAAGCTGGGCGCCTGGCCGCCCGGCGCGGGCCTGACCACCGTCGGCCGCTGGACCCCCAACCCGGAGGTGCGGGACCTCGCCGAGCGGCTGACCGGCGCGCTCGGCTACCGGGGCGTGTTCGACCTCGACTTCCGTCGCGAGGGCCGCACCGGCGCGTACCACCTGCTCGACTTCAACCCGCGCCCCGGCGCGCAGTTCCGGCTCTTCACCGACACCGCCGGTGTCGATGTCGTCCGCGCGCTGCACCTGGACCTGACGGGCCGCGAGATCCCGGACGGGTCGCCCGTGCCGGGCCGGACCTTCGTCGTGGAGAACTACGCGCCGCTCACCGCGCTGCGCCCGTCCGCCCCGCCGTACCCGTCGGTCCGTCCGGGCACGCGCGAACTGGCCTGGTACGCGCGCGACGACCGCGCCCCCGGCCTCGCCCTGTGGTCCCTGTGGCCCCGCCACGCGCTCGGCCGGCTGCTGGCACCCCGCACGCCCCCTCCCGCCCCGCACGACCGGCCCCCCGGCGAGAACCGGACGGAGAGCCGGGCGGAGAACCGGGCCGGGAGCCAGGCCGGGAACCGCGCCGAGAACGAGAAAGCGAGCCGCCCGTGA
- a CDS encoding rodlin → MIKKLMAVTTIAASVVGASAASAPQALADDGGTTTFSGNGAEQVYGNSATYGNMSPQMALIQGSFNKPCIGLPAKLNLGGIGLLGLALQDIPVLSAPQNQQCTENSTQAKGDEPLSHLLSDIPILSDNGNGNNNGK, encoded by the coding sequence GTGATCAAGAAGCTCATGGCCGTGACCACGATCGCCGCCTCCGTGGTCGGAGCCTCGGCCGCGTCCGCGCCCCAGGCGCTCGCCGACGACGGCGGCACCACGACCTTCAGCGGCAACGGCGCCGAGCAGGTGTACGGCAACTCGGCGACGTACGGCAACATGAGCCCGCAGATGGCTTTGATCCAGGGCTCGTTCAACAAGCCCTGCATCGGCCTGCCGGCCAAGCTCAACCTCGGTGGCATCGGGCTGCTCGGGCTCGCCCTCCAGGACATCCCGGTCCTGTCGGCGCCGCAGAACCAGCAGTGCACCGAGAACTCCACGCAGGCCAAGGGCGACGAGCCGCTGTCGCACCTGCTGTCGGACATCCCGATCCTCTCGGACAACGGCAACGGCAACAACAACGGCAAGTAG
- a CDS encoding FAD-dependent oxidoreductase, producing the protein MYDLLVVGAGPYGLSIASHAAAAGLSLRVLGRPMASWRDHMPSGMFLKSEPWASNLSDPEGRWRLDAYCAEQGVEAGHGRPIPVGTFAAYGQWFARNALPPVDERMVTRLQRGCGAFEAVLDDGETVRARTVALAVGVLPFVEVPSVLRELNPTLVSHSSHHRALDRFRGRDVTVIGGGQAALETAALLAEQGTRVRVLARSPTLRWNDVPPPLERPLWDLARSPHSGLGCGWRNWFYAERPGWYRRLPETRRVRVAASALGPAGAWWVRDRVERAVEVRLGQEVAAAYGTGGGVRLETVGRSGELTSLDTEHVIAATGFRATCERLDPLARDLRADLVPLADGSPSVGRDFESSVPGLFLAGLTTAAGFGPAMRFVYGASFTAPALVRGVRRRLRAGVPGGRIPVPGARADLASTAGS; encoded by the coding sequence ATGTACGACCTGCTGGTGGTGGGCGCCGGCCCCTACGGCCTGTCCATCGCGTCCCACGCCGCGGCGGCCGGGCTCAGCCTGCGCGTCCTCGGCCGGCCCATGGCGTCCTGGCGCGACCACATGCCGTCGGGCATGTTCCTCAAGTCCGAGCCCTGGGCCTCCAATCTCTCGGACCCGGAGGGGCGTTGGCGGCTGGACGCGTACTGCGCCGAACAGGGCGTCGAGGCCGGGCACGGCCGCCCCATCCCGGTCGGCACGTTCGCCGCGTACGGCCAGTGGTTCGCCCGCAACGCCCTCCCGCCCGTCGACGAACGGATGGTGACGCGTCTTCAGCGCGGCTGCGGGGCGTTCGAGGCGGTCCTGGACGACGGCGAGACGGTCCGGGCCCGCACGGTGGCCCTCGCCGTCGGCGTCCTCCCCTTCGTCGAAGTACCGTCCGTACTGCGCGAGTTGAACCCCACCCTGGTCTCCCACAGCAGTCACCACCGCGCCCTCGACCGATTCCGGGGCCGGGACGTCACGGTGATCGGCGGCGGCCAGGCGGCCCTGGAGACGGCCGCGCTCCTCGCCGAACAGGGCACCCGCGTCAGGGTGTTGGCTCGCTCCCCCACCCTCCGCTGGAACGACGTCCCACCCCCGCTGGAGCGCCCCCTGTGGGACCTGGCCCGCTCCCCGCACAGCGGCCTGGGCTGCGGCTGGCGCAACTGGTTCTACGCGGAACGGCCCGGCTGGTACCGCCGGCTGCCCGAGACGCGACGGGTCCGGGTCGCCGCATCGGCGCTGGGCCCCGCGGGCGCCTGGTGGGTCCGCGACCGCGTCGAACGGGCCGTCGAGGTACGGCTCGGCCAGGAGGTCGCGGCGGCGTACGGGACGGGCGGCGGCGTCCGCCTGGAGACGGTGGGCCGCAGCGGCGAACTGACCTCGCTGGACACCGAGCACGTCATCGCGGCCACCGGGTTCCGGGCCACCTGTGAGCGGCTCGACCCCCTGGCCCGTGACCTCCGCGCGGACCTGGTGCCGCTCGCCGACGGCTCGCCCTCGGTGGGACGGGACTTCGAGTCCTCGGTCCCCGGCCTGTTCCTCGCGGGTCTCACGACCGCCGCCGGTTTCGGCCCCGCGATGCGCTTCGTTTACGGCGCGTCGTTCACGGCGCCCGCACTGGTACGAGGGGTACGGCGGCGACTGCGCGCGGGGGTGCCCGGCGGGCGGATCCCGGTGCCGGGAGCGCGGGCCGACCTGGCCTCCACCGCCGGGTCCTGA
- a CDS encoding chaplin — MTAEKGNDVKLKKSAAVVAGVIMAVGLATPAFADADAKGAAIGSPGVLSGNVVQVPVHVPINVCGNSISIIGLLNPAAGNVCVND; from the coding sequence ATGACCGCAGAGAAGGGAAATGACGTGAAGCTCAAGAAGAGCGCTGCTGTCGTCGCCGGCGTGATCATGGCCGTGGGTCTTGCCACCCCGGCTTTCGCCGACGCGGACGCCAAGGGTGCCGCCATCGGTTCCCCGGGTGTCCTCTCGGGCAACGTGGTGCAGGTTCCCGTCCACGTTCCGATCAACGTGTGCGGCAACTCCATCAGCATCATCGGGCTGCTCAACCCGGCAGCCGGCAACGTGTGCGTCAACGACTGA